The following proteins are encoded in a genomic region of Mycoplasma sp. NEAQ87857:
- a CDS encoding HNH endonuclease: MKLKVTTKFYANLQHLCKNDFSLSLTKEQIDKMIFDTLINDEFIKDIKFENIIFEETSDYKFQGAICESEKKIFYFSQMLSSDNKLRSRNTFLSQGFYGVYKIASIKKYQIYTSLNPFSNIDVKSFTPNPLSIKLIIQIMKEIGVKFGNTIVLKENVFEDSLESFLGIKNNLRKRNTSNDGTYIEVYTKGIINIFATFQGAKWGETFLTCLLLAIKKEKWNIKKINFVHYDIEVKKAKSKEETLIDIGIENENINELVAYELSLDDKDRTTKEVEIQLKRMQDLFRKNILKFFNFMNECFACDYEIKENLIASHIHRFTDIKKDFEDNKISHLEAKKQATDGANGFLLCPNHDKEFEKGFIYFDIDNLMFKVNIDKVKNFLEENEIKSIENKISKKRLNYNKALTDKFNKYLEKHYERIKLNEK, from the coding sequence ATGAAGTTAAAGGTAACAACAAAATTTTATGCAAATTTACAACACTTGTGTAAAAATGACTTTAGCCTGAGTCTCACAAAAGAGCAAATTGATAAAATGATATTCGACACTTTAATAAATGATGAATTTATTAAAGATATTAAATTTGAAAATATTATTTTCGAAGAAACTAGTGATTATAAGTTTCAAGGAGCTATTTGTGAAAGTGAGAAAAAAATCTTCTATTTTTCACAAATGTTAAGCAGTGATAATAAATTAAGATCAAGAAATACATTTTTATCACAAGGATTCTATGGTGTTTATAAAATAGCGTCAATTAAGAAGTACCAAATATACACATCTCTTAATCCTTTTTCAAACATTGACGTTAAATCTTTTACACCTAATCCATTATCAATCAAATTGATAATACAAATAATGAAAGAAATTGGTGTTAAGTTCGGTAATACCATTGTTTTAAAAGAAAATGTTTTTGAAGACAGTCTAGAGAGTTTTCTAGGTATAAAGAATAATTTAAGAAAGAGAAATACTTCAAACGATGGTACTTATATCGAAGTTTACACCAAGGGGATAATCAATATTTTTGCGACTTTTCAAGGAGCAAAATGAGGTGAAACATTTTTAACTTGTTTGTTACTAGCTATAAAAAAAGAAAAATGAAATATTAAAAAAATCAATTTTGTTCATTATGATATTGAAGTTAAGAAAGCAAAGAGTAAAGAAGAGACTTTAATCGATATTGGTATAGAAAATGAAAATATTAATGAATTAGTCGCTTATGAACTTTCTCTTGACGATAAGGATAGAACAACTAAAGAAGTAGAAATTCAATTAAAGAGAATGCAAGATTTATTTAGAAAGAATATCTTAAAGTTCTTTAATTTTATGAATGAATGCTTTGCTTGTGATTATGAAATAAAAGAAAATTTAATAGCTAGTCACATCCACAGATTTACAGATATTAAAAAAGACTTTGAAGACAATAAAATTAGTCATTTAGAAGCTAAAAAACAAGCCACAGATGGAGCTAATGGTTTCTTATTATGTCCGAACCATGATAAAGAATTTGAAAAAGGTTTTATATATTTTGATATCGATAACTTAATGTTTAAAGTCAATATAGATAAGGTCAAAAATTTCCTTGAAGAAAATGAAATTAAAAGTATAGAGAATAAAATAAGTAAAAAAAGATTAAATTACAATAAAGCTCTTACAGATAAGTTTAATAAATATCTCGAGAAGCATTATGAACGTATTAAATTAAATGAAAAATAA
- the infC gene encoding translation initiation factor IF-3 produces MIQPRGKKPTSEHYINSSIPFKQVFLIGVDGEKIGVKYTKDAIEMAKNLKMDLVLISVNPKPIARILDYGKFKYDRKKKQKELKEKQTNIQNREVRLTPMIGENDLMTKSRKAREFLLKGDRIKVSLKLRGREIGRKDLGLNTLDKFYNTLQDIADKSTEPKLVNDRFLDMNLQPNKQKIAKYLKEQSQLTKEGELNAKDEN; encoded by the coding sequence ATTATTCAACCAAGAGGAAAAAAACCAACATCAGAGCACTATATAAACTCAAGCATTCCGTTTAAACAAGTGTTTCTTATTGGTGTTGATGGCGAAAAAATCGGTGTAAAATACACAAAAGATGCTATTGAAATGGCAAAAAATCTAAAAATGGACTTAGTACTAATTAGTGTTAATCCAAAACCAATTGCACGTATTTTAGATTATGGAAAATTTAAATACGATCGTAAGAAAAAACAAAAAGAATTAAAAGAAAAACAAACTAATATTCAAAATCGTGAAGTAAGATTAACACCAATGATTGGTGAAAATGATTTAATGACAAAAAGTCGTAAAGCACGTGAGTTTTTACTTAAAGGTGATCGTATTAAAGTATCGCTTAAACTAAGGGGTCGTGAAATCGGGAGAAAAGATTTAGGGTTAAATACTTTAGATAAGTTTTATAACACCTTGCAAGATATTGCAGATAAATCAACTGAACCTAAATTAGTAAACGATCGTTTCCTTGACATGAATCTCCAACCAAATAAACAAAAAATAGCTAAATATCTTAAAGAACAAAGTCAATTGACTAAAGAAGGAGAATTAAATGCCAAAGATGAAAACTAA
- a CDS encoding IS30 family transposase, producing the protein MNKRKSPIVKPICIKQFISNHLNNKQNIKVYKHYLFKKTKVDTDFYIQVLSSKRKFDPNHFNVSSVMIMVDRLKSNNSLKEISKELGFSRKSIVSNFNKLMKFNDVKHFPKRQRCNNCGQYFQQIQWLNIKNWFDSRNQAEQHRNFLQKQIMKNRYKDFFVYLNEVTKNYNKNKFKKVSVRAIKTSIFNIRLNFIESNPNSYITSEQSIYHLLKLPYLNLPIDILPIVSKRGYSSVLSRKQVQKKKKIGLNIKYRSEEINLRQNFFDYEMDTVVGSKRSKTVLLTLLNRKSRKAYSIKIGRTALAAKEGLETLIKAFNLRIDSLTIDNGSENYLLDKIDCIGQIYHCDPYRSSQKGSIENMHREIRLFFPKGKTFDNTSQEEIQEIMNRINNKTRKSLKYNGKYLSPNEYERILFAQSC; encoded by the coding sequence ATGAATAAACGTAAAAGTCCAATAGTTAAACCTATTTGCATTAAACAATTCATCTCAAACCATTTAAATAATAAACAAAATATCAAAGTTTATAAGCATTACCTTTTTAAGAAAACTAAAGTTGATACAGACTTTTATATTCAAGTGCTATCATCAAAGAGAAAGTTTGACCCTAATCATTTTAACGTATCAAGTGTTATGATAATGGTTGATCGCCTAAAGAGTAATAATAGCTTAAAAGAGATATCTAAAGAGCTTGGATTTAGTCGTAAAAGCATTGTTTCAAACTTTAATAAACTAATGAAATTTAACGACGTTAAACACTTTCCAAAACGTCAAAGATGCAATAATTGCGGTCAGTACTTTCAACAAATTCAATGACTTAATATTAAAAATTGATTTGACTCTAGAAACCAAGCTGAACAACATAGAAACTTTTTACAAAAACAAATTATGAAAAATAGATATAAAGATTTCTTTGTTTATTTAAATGAAGTAACTAAAAATTACAATAAGAACAAATTTAAAAAAGTAAGTGTTAGAGCTATTAAAACTTCTATTTTTAACATTAGACTAAACTTTATAGAAAGCAACCCAAATTCATATATCACTAGCGAACAAAGTATTTACCACTTACTGAAATTACCATATTTAAACCTTCCTATAGACATTTTACCTATTGTTTCAAAACGTGGGTATAGTTCTGTTTTATCTAGAAAACAAGTACAAAAGAAAAAGAAAATTGGTTTAAACATAAAATATCGTAGTGAAGAAATTAATTTAAGACAAAACTTTTTTGACTATGAAATGGATACAGTAGTAGGATCAAAAAGATCTAAAACTGTTCTTTTAACATTACTTAATAGAAAAAGTAGAAAAGCTTACTCAATCAAAATTGGTAGAACTGCTTTAGCTGCTAAAGAAGGTTTAGAAACCTTAATTAAAGCATTTAATTTAAGAATAGATAGCTTAACAATTGATAATGGATCTGAGAATTATTTATTAGATAAAATTGATTGTATAGGACAAATTTATCACTGCGATCCTTATCGATCATCACAAAAAGGTTCAATCGAAAATATGCATAGAGAAATAAGACTATTTTTCCCAAAAGGAAAAACTTTTGACAACACTTCACAAGAAGAAATTCAAGAGATAATGAACAGAATTAATAACAAAACAAGAAAATCATTAAAATACAATGGGAAGTACTTATCACCTAATGAGTACGAAAGAATTCTCTTTGCTCAATCTTGTTAA
- a CDS encoding sugar-phosphate nucleotidyltransferase, which produces MSKKIELENLASDLNVGNISQGVIDYIIDKHKTHLKRKQTDITKAFRYAIDDEWYTTYEDVEFFIKNANIPKDKVIWCPFDLEDSNFVKAFEDYGYKVIYSHILYEQDFYKYEPEEKWDILISNPPFRNKHKLLERILEFGNDKQWALIFGVQALNSEKFCDMLQKFKKVQYVHLKRRMCFTKDHVNYDVMNLQRPSFASMWICNDMFPGNGIKVWNGVNYKKDKKEYC; this is translated from the coding sequence ATGAGTAAAAAAATAGAACTAGAAAACTTAGCGTCAGATTTAAATGTAGGTAATATTTCTCAAGGAGTTATTGATTACATTATAGATAAGCATAAAACACATTTAAAGAGAAAGCAAACCGATATAACAAAAGCATTTAGGTACGCTATAGACGATGAATGATACACCACATATGAAGATGTGGAGTTCTTTATAAAAAACGCTAACATTCCAAAAGATAAGGTTATATGATGTCCATTCGACCTTGAGGATTCTAACTTTGTAAAAGCTTTTGAGGATTATGGTTACAAAGTTATTTACTCACATATTCTTTATGAACAGGATTTTTACAAGTATGAACCTGAAGAAAAATGAGATATTCTTATTTCTAACCCACCATTTAGAAATAAACATAAATTATTAGAGAGAATACTAGAATTCGGTAACGATAAGCAATGAGCATTAATATTTGGAGTACAAGCGTTGAACAGCGAAAAGTTTTGCGACATGTTACAAAAATTTAAAAAGGTTCAATATGTACACTTAAAACGTAGAATGTGTTTTACTAAAGACCATGTTAATTACGATGTAATGAACCTTCAAAGACCCAGTTTTGCATCGATGTGAATTTGTAATGATATGTTTCCGGGAAACGGAATAAAGGTTTGAAACGGTGTTAACTACAAAAAAGATAAAAAGGAATATTGTTAA
- the rpmI gene encoding 50S ribosomal protein L35 — MPKMKTKSALKKRIKVTGTGKVMREQAYRSHLAQNKTTKQKRQSRKSTLMSKSDLKRFKALI, encoded by the coding sequence ATGCCAAAGATGAAAACTAAAAGTGCGTTAAAAAAACGTATTAAAGTTACAGGAACAGGTAAAGTTATGAGAGAACAAGCTTACCGTTCACACTTAGCACAAAATAAAACTACCAAACAAAAACGTCAATCTCGTAAATCTACACTTATGTCAAAAAGCGACCTTAAAAGATTTAAAGCATTGATTTAA
- the rplT gene encoding 50S ribosomal protein L20 gives MARVKGGTVTRARRKKWIKLAKGYFGHKSIGYKVAKQQVVKGWTYAFRDRKQLKRNFRKLWIARINAATRAEGMSYSRFINGLKKANVTINRKMLSELAINEPKTFSMLIKIAKEA, from the coding sequence ATGGCAAGAGTAAAAGGTGGAACAGTAACAAGAGCAAGACGTAAAAAATGAATAAAATTAGCTAAAGGGTACTTTGGACACAAATCAATTGGTTACAAAGTTGCTAAACAACAAGTTGTTAAAGGATGAACATATGCGTTTAGAGACCGTAAACAACTTAAAAGAAACTTCCGTAAATTATGAATCGCTCGTATTAATGCAGCTACTAGAGCTGAAGGGATGAGTTATTCAAGATTCATCAATGGTCTTAAGAAAGCAAACGTTACAATTAACCGTAAAATGCTTTCAGAATTAGCAATTAATGAACCAAAAACATTTTCAATGTTAATTAAAATAGCTAAAGAAGCTTAA